The Prunus persica cultivar Lovell chromosome G7, Prunus_persica_NCBIv2, whole genome shotgun sequence genome has a segment encoding these proteins:
- the LOC18771062 gene encoding uncharacterized protein LOC18771062 gives MEIEELSNCEALPLLSLNHVSLLCRSVWDSLRFYEDVLGFVVIKRPSSFNFNGAWLYNYGIGIHLIESPAMEDYESRPINPKDNHISFQCTDVGLVKRRLQDMGMRYVTAVVEDDGVKVDQVFFHDPDGYMIELCNCENIPIIPISACAFKPRGSSFKKASITKCGFMETVMMESLSLDMMNFSF, from the exons ATGGAGATTGAGGAGCTAAGCAACTGCGAGGCACTGCCTTTGCTCTCTTTAAATCATGTGTCTTTATTATGCAGATCGGTGTGGGATTCTTTGAGGTTCTATGAAGATGTCTTGGGCTTTGTTGTCATCAAACGCCCTTCTTCTTTCAACTTCAATGGAGCCTG GTTGTATAACTATGGGATCGGGATACACTTGATTGAAAGTCCAGCCATGGAAGACTATGAATCTCGGCCAATCAATCCCAAGGACAACCACATCTCCTTCCAA TGCACTGATGTTGGACTTGTTAAGAGGAGGCTGCAAGATATGGGGATGAGGTATGTGACAGCCGTGGTGGAGGACGATGGGGTCAAGGTCGACCAGgtgttcttccatgacccgGACGGGTATATGATCGAGCTCTGCAACTGCGAGAACATCCCAATCATTCCCATCTCTGCTTGTGCCTTCAAACCCAGAGGTAGTAGTTTCAAGAAGGCATCGATCACTAAGTGCGGATTCATGGAAACTGTCATGATGGAGAGCTTGAGCCTGGACATGATGAACTTCTCATTTTAA
- the LOC18770921 gene encoding kinesin-like protein KIN-7C, protein MVAIGGEEPTQEPGSHGDRIFVSVRLRPLSEKETARNDVSDWECINDSTVIYRNNLSVSERSMYPTAYTFDRVFGTDCSTMRVYEEGAKKVALSVVSGINSSIFAYGQTSSGKTYTMSGITEYTVTDIYDYIEKHKEREFHLKFSAMEIYNESVRDLLSADTTPLRLLDDPERGTIVEKLTEETLRDWDHFKELLSVCEDQRQIGETALNEASSRSHQILRLVIESSAREFLGYDKSSSLTAVVNFVDLAGSERASQTLSAGTRLKEGCHINRSLLTLGTVIRKLSKGRNGHVPYRDSKLTRILQSSLGGNARTAIICTMSPAHSHVEQSRNTLLFASCAKEVTTNAQVNVVMSDKALVKHLQRELTRLETELRGSGPKTVPADSSTLLREKDHQIEKLKKEVSELTQQRDLAQSQVKDLVRVLGDDKPSAEDLDRYYPKLRVRNAWDIEIQTSGAPVQPVSHGRANSVRSFGTSQYSDGDSRSSSNETLFQLPDLEESFLHTDSSRQLSVGIPNFVDGNLHQEESKERSDGNSEDLCKEVRCIEMEESSTNRYVVSNISDSSASRYQNSNMSSPMANTATSGLTMVENGDGTNQELESPLLNQKGFLIPSSEQTSQWLSEKDMFSPSFLKLRRTRSCRARLTNSWSSCWFEMMVEKNESTPPPIDFEKSFTGRPEGVQKKLPSLNYGGEIERLSRNGSQASARSDTVEECKAQNTTFTTDDKSTECSTLAEGTEEMTDTQCNTQLADRTVPETDLKPVPSARDVKDVGLDPIHSDEESPSMWPSEFNRLQREIIELWDACNVSLVHRTYFFLLFKGDPSDSIYMEVEHRRLSFLKETFARGNQTLEDGQTITPASSSKALSSERHMLSKQMRRRLSADERNNLYLKWGIGLHSKNRRLQLANLLWSDTKNMDHIMDSATIVAKLVSTVEPEQAFKEMFGLRFAPRDARPKSHFWTESFKALV, encoded by the exons ATGGTGGCCATTGGTGGTGAGGAGCCAACGCAAGAGCCAGGTAGCCACGGGGACAGAATATTTGTTTCAGTCCGGCTGAGGCCTTTGAGCGAGAAGGAGACTGCAAGAAACGATGTGTCGGATTGGGAATGCATTAATGACAGCACTGTCATATACAGGAACAATCTTTCAGTTTCTGAGCGCTCCATGTACCCAACTGCCTACACATTTG ACAGAGTATTTGGGACTGATTGCTCCACAATGCGGGTGTATGAAGAAGGAGCCAAGAAAGTTGCTCTTTCAGTTGTCAGCGGCATAAACT CAAGTATTTTTGCATATGGACAAACAAGCAGTGGAAAGACGTACACCATGAGTGGAATTACTGAGTACACTGTTACTGATATATATGACTACATAGAGAAG CACAAGGAGAGAGAATTCCATTTAAAGTTCTCTGCAATGGAGATCTACAACGAATCTGTTAGGGACCTCCTCAGTGCAGATACCACTCCACTTAGACTTCTGGATGATCCAGAg AGAGGAACAATTGTTGAGAAACTTACAGAGGAAACTCTGAGGGACTGGGATCATTTCAAAGAACTTCTATCTGTCTGTGAAG ATCAAAGACAGATAGGGGAAACAGCCCTAAATGAAGCAAGCTCCAGATCTCATCAGATTCTCAGATTG GTAATAGAAAGTTCAGCACGTGAGTTTCTTGGCTATGACAAATCAAGCTCCCTTACAGCTGTTGTG AACTTTGTCGATCTTGCCGGAAGTGAGCGTGCATCCCAGACATTATCAGCTGGCACAAGGTTGAAAGAGGGTTGCCATATAAATCGCAGTCTACTAACTCTGGGCACTGTTATTCGCAAGCTCAG CAAGGGAAGAAATGGGCATGTTCCTTACCGAGATTCGAAGCTAACCCGCATTCTGCAGTCCTCCTTGGGAGGAAATGCTAGAACTGCCATCATTTGTACCATGAGTCCTGCACATAGCCATGTTGAACAATCAAGAAATACCCTCTTGTTTGCAAGCTGTGCTAAAGAAGTGACAACAAATGCGCAGGTTAATGTAGTCATGTCGGATAAAGCATTGGTGAAGCATTTGCAAAGAGAATTGACTAGATTAGAGACTGAGTTGAGAGGTTCAGGACCAAAAACTGTTCCAGCTGATTCTTCAACATTACTAAGAGAAAAGGACCATCAAATTGAAAAG CTCAAGAAAGAGGTATCCGAGCTGACTCAGCAACGAGACCTTGCTCAGTCTCAGGTTAAGGATCTGGTGCGAGTTCTTGGAGATGATAAACCATCAGCA GAGGATCTGGATCGTTATTACCCCAAATTGCGAGTGCGAAATGCATGGGACATTGAAATTCAAACATCAGGGGCACCTGTTCAACCTGTTTCTCACGGCCGAGCCAACAGTGTTAGATCTTTTGGCACATCTCAGTATTCAGATGGAGACAGTAGGAGTAGTTCCAATGAGACTTTATTCCAACTTCCTGACTTGGAAGAGAGTTTCCTGCACACTGACTCCTCTCGGCAGTTGTCCGTTGGCATTCCTAATTTTGTTGATGGGAATCTGCATCAGGAGGAGAGCAAAGAACGATCTGATGGAAATTCGGAGGATCTTTGCAAGGAAGTACGCTGCATTGAAATGGAAGAGTCAAGCACAAACAGATATGTAGTGTCAAATATATCAGATTCAAGTGCAAGCAGATACCAAAACTCAAATATGTCGTCTCCGATGGCAAACACAGCTACCTCAGGATTGACAATGGTTGAGAACGGAGATGGCACAAATCAAGAATTGGAGTCACCCCTATTGAACCAAAAAGGTTTTCTAATTCCATCTTCCGAGCAGACATCTCAGTGGCTGTCAGAGAAGGATATGTTTAGCCCCTCATTCTTGAAGTTAAGGAGGACTAGAAGTTGTAGAGCACGTCTTACGAACAGTTGGTCTTCATGTTGGTTTGAGATGATGGTAGAGAAGAATGAGAGCACACCTCCtccaattgattttgagaaaaGTTTTACAGGAAGGCCTGAGGGTGTCCAAAAGAAACTTCCTTCATTGAACTATGGAGGTGAGATTGAGAGGCTATCAAGAAATGGCTCTCAGGCTTCTGCAAGAAGTGATACTGTTGAGGAGTGTAAAGCACAAAATACCACATTCACAACTGATGACAAGAGTACTGAATGCAGTACCTTAGCTGAAGGAACAGAGGAAATGACTGATACCCAATGCAATACTCAACTTGCTGATCGTACG GTACCAGAGACGGATTTAAAGCCCGTACCATCTGCAAGGGATGTAAAAGATGTTGGCTTGGACCCAATTCATAGTGATGAGGAAAGCCCTTCAATGTGGCCTTCAGAATTCAACAGGCTCCAAAGAGAGATCATTGAACTTTGGGATGCCTGCAACGTGTCATTGGTTCACAGGACTTACTTCTTCCTCCTATTTAAAGGTGATCCGAGTGATTCTATTTACATGGAGGTTGAGCACAGGAGATTGTCCTTCCTCAAAGAAACATTTGCTCGGGGCAATCAAACTTTGGAAGATGGTCAAACTATAACACCCGCTTCAAG CTCGAAGGCTTTGTCTAGTGAGAGACACATGCTGAGCAAGCAAATGCGGAGGCGGCTCTCTGCAGACGAAAGAAATAACCTCTACCTAAAGTGGGGTATTGGGCTACATTCAAAGAATAGGAGGCTGCAATTGGCAAACCTACTGTGGAGTGACACAAAGAACATGGACCATATCATGGATAGTGCCACCATTGTTGCAAAGCTTGTGAGCACAGTAGAGCCTGAGCAAGCATTCAAGGAGATGTTTGGACTCAGATTTGCACCCCGAGACGCGAGGCCAAAATCTCACTTCTGGACAGAAAGTTTCAAGGCTCTTGTGTAA
- the LOC18770274 gene encoding probable LRR receptor-like serine/threonine-protein kinase At4g36180: MAGAALLFFLVVLCAPPFLSWAQRSAETVAEIEALTSFKLNLHDPLGALNGWDSTTPSAPCDWRGVDCTDNRVSELRLPRLELGGRLSDRLGNLRMLRKVSLRSNSFNGTVPSSLSQCTLLRSVFLQNNSLSGKLPAEIGNLSNLQIFNVASNHLSGEISGELPPRLKYLDLSSNSFSGEIPKSIVNLTGLQLINLSYNQFSGQVPASFGELQELEFLWLDYNLLSGPLPSALANCLALVHLSVEGNALSGVIPAAIGALPKLQVLALSQNTLSGTVPYSMFCNVSVFTPSLRIVQLGFNAFTDIVKPETASCFSALQVLDLQHNQIGGDFPWWLTQVSNLTILDVSSNSFSGVVPPEIGNLTRLEELKMANNSFSGPIPAEIKQCSLLRVLDLQGNRFSGEIPLFLGDLRGLKVLSLGENQFLGSIPANFPNLLGLETLSLRGNQLTGTLPEEVLMGLGNLTTLDLSRNKFSGEVGITIGNLSQLMVLNLSGNGFSGRVPSSLASLFRLTTIDLSKQNFSGELPFELSGLPNLQVIALQENSLSGDVPEGFSSLMGLHYLNLSSNAFSGHIPENYGFLRSLVVLSLADNHISGVIPPELGNCSDLQVVELQSNSLTGSIPADLSHLSLLKELDLGNNNLTGEIPEEISKCSSLTALLLESNHLSGGIPVSLSVLSNLTTLDLSNNNLSGEIPCNLTLIPGLVNFNVSMNNLDGKIPELLGSRINNPSAFGGNKNLCGRPLDRKCEDVGTKSDNKKRLILMIVIIASGACLLALCCCFYIFSLFRWRKKLKQKASGEKNRSPARASSGASGGRGSSDSGGPKLVMFNNKITLAETIEATRQFDEENVLSRTRYGLVFKACYADGMVLSVRRFPDGALNENLFRKEAEALGRVKHRNLTVLRGYYAGPPDMRLLVYDYMPNGNLATLLQEASHQDGHVLNWPMRHLIALGIARGLAFLHSSAVVHGDVKPQSVLFDADFEAHLSDFGLDKLTLATPAEASSSTTVGTLGYVSPEAVLTGAVTKESDVYSYGIVLLELLTGKRPVMFTQDEDIVKWVKKQLQKGQITELLEPGLLELDPESTEWEEFLLGVKVGLLCTAPDPLDRPTMSDIVFMLEGCRVGPDIPSSADPTSQPSPA; the protein is encoded by the coding sequence ATGGCCGGGGCTGcgcttctcttcttccttgtGGTACTGTGCGCACCCCCTTTCTTATCCTGGGCCCAACGCAGCGCCGAAACTGTTGCCGAGATCGAGGCCTTGACGTCCTTCAAGCTTAACCTCCACGATCCACTTGGCGCATTGAACGGCTGGGATTCAACCACGCCGTCGGCTCCATGCGACTGGAGGGGAGTCGATTGTACTGATAACCGAGTCAGCGAGCTCCGCCTGCCTCGTCTCGAACTCGGTGGCCGACTGAGCGACCGCCTTGGTAACCTGCGCATGTTGCGCAAGGTGAGCCTCCGGTCCAACTCCTTCAACGGCACCGTTCCGTCTTCGCTTTCCCAATGTACGCTCCTACGCTCCGTCTTCTTGCAGAACAACTCACTCTCCGGCAAGCTCCCGGCGGAGATCGGAAACCTGAGTAACCTCCAGATTTTCAACGTCGCCAGTAACCACCTCTCCGGCGAAATCTCCGGTGAGTTGCCTCCGAGGCTCAAGTACCTCGATCTCTCCTCAAACTCATTCTCCGGCGAGATTCCGAAGAGCATCGTCAATCTGACTGGCCTTCAACTCATCAACCTCTCGTACAACCAGTTCTCCGGTCAGGTTCCGGCGAGCTTTGGCGAGCTCCAAGAGCTCGAGTTCCTCTGGCTCGACTACAACCTCTTATCAGGACCACTGCCTTCGGCGCTCGCCAATTGCTTGGCACTCGTGCATTTGAGCGTTGAAGGCAATGCGCTCAGCGGCGTGATACCGGCGGCGATCGGCGCTCTACCGAAGCTTCAAGTGCTCGCGCTTTCACAAAATACTCTCTCTGGTACTGTCCCGTACTCAATGTTCTGCAACGTTTCAGTTTTTACGCCGTCGCTTCGAATCGTCCAGCTGGGGTTTAATGCGTTCACGGATATCGTGAAGCCCGAGACAGCGAGTTGTTTTAGTGCTCTGCAAGTTTTGGATCTTCAACACAATCAGATTGGCGGCGATTTTCCTTGGTGGTTAACACAGGTATCAAACTTGACAATTCTCGATGTTTCTAGTAACTCATTTTCTGGTGTGGTGCCGCCAGAGATTGGAAACTTAACCAGATTGGAGGAGCTTAAAATGGCTAATAATTCATTTAGCGGTCCGATTCCTGCAGAGATTAAGCAATGTAGCTTACTGCGCGTGCTTGATCTCCAAGGGAATCGATTTTCGGGTGAAattcctttgtttttgggtgatTTGAGAGGTTTGAAGGTGCTGTCCCTGGGGGAAAATCAGTTCTTGGGTTCAATTCCTGCAAATTTTCCCAACCTTTTGGGGCTGGAGACTTTGAGCTTGAGAGGGAACCAGTTGACTGGAACTTTGCCTGAGGAGGTGCTTATGGGGTTGGGCAATTTGACCACATTGGACCTCAGTAGGAACAAGTTTTCTGGTGAAGTTGGCATCACTATTGGGAATTTGAGTCAGTTAATGGTTCTGAATCTAAGTGGTAATGGCTTTTCTGGGAGGGTTCCTAGCAGCTTGGCCAGTCTTTTCAGGCTTACAACTATTGATTTGAGCAAACAGAACTTCTCTGGTGAGCTACCTTTTGAGCTTTCTGGGTTACCCAATCTGCAAGTTATTGCATTGCAAGAGAACAGTTTGTCTGGAGATGTTCCTGAGGGCTTTAGTAGTTTGATGGGCCTGCATTATTTGAACCTCAGTTCCAACGCATTTTCTGGTCATATTCCGGAGAATTATGGTTTTCTTCGGTCATTGGTTGTTCTGTCATTGGCTGACAACCACATTTCGGGTGTGATTCCACCAGAGCTTGGAAACTGCTCGGATCTTCAAGTTGTGGAGCTGCAATCAAACTCTTTGACAGGCAGCATTCCAGCTGATCTTTCTCACCTCTCATTGTTGAAGGAGCTTGATTTGGGAAACAACAACTTAACAGGTGAAATCCCTGAAGAAATTTCCAAATGTTCATCACTAACTGCTTTGTTACTGGAGTCCAATCATCTTTCAGGTGGCATACCAGTCTCATTGTCTGTGCTATCAAACCTAACTACTCTGGATCTTTCGAACAACAACTTGAGTGGGGAAATTCCTTGTAATCTTACATTAATTCCTGGTCTTGTGAACTTCAATGTCTCCATGAATAACCTCGATGGTAAGATCCCGGAATTGCTTGGTTCTCGGATCAACAATCCATCAGCATTTGGAGGAAATAAAAACCTATGCGGGCGGCCATTGGATCGGAAATGTGAGGATGTAGGCACCAAGAGTGACAACAAGAAGAGGCTGATTCTAATGATTGTTATTATTGCAAGTGGAGCTTGCCTATTAGCTCTGTGTTGCTGCTTCTACATCTTCAGCCTCTTCAGGTGGCGCAAAAAGCTCAAACAAAAGGCATCTGGAGAGAAGAACAGGAGTCCAGCAAGGGCAAGCTCAGGGGCCAGTGGGGGCCGTGGAAGCTCTGATAGTGGAGGGCCAAAGCTTGTTATgttcaacaacaaaatcacACTGGCAGAGACAATTGAAGCTACCAGACAATTCGACGAAGAAAATGTGCTCAGCAGAACAAGATATGGGTTGGTCTTCAAGGCTTGTTATGCTGATGGTATGGTGTTATCGGTCCGCCGCTTCCCAGATGGAGCACTCAATGAAAACTTGTTCAGAAAGGAAGCTGAAGCACTGGGCAGAGTGAAGCACCGGAACTTAACAGTTCTTCGAGGCTACTACGCCGGGCCACCAGACATGAGGCTTCTTGTCTATGACTACATGCCCAACGGAAATCTCGCCACCCTTTTGCAAGAAGCATCACACCAAGATGGCCATGTCCTCAATTGGCCAATGCGCCACCTCATTGCACTTGGAATTGCTCGTGGCTTGGCCTTCTTACACAGTTCCGCAGTGGTTCACGGCGATGTGAAACCCCAAAGCGTGCTCTTCGACGCCGATTTCGAAGCCCATCTGTCCGATTTCGGGCTAGACAAACTCACATTGGCAACCCCAGCTGAGGCCTCAAGCTCAACCACAGTTGGGACATTAGGCTATGTGTCTCCAGAAGCAGTTCTAACAGGAGCAGTTACAAAAGAATCAGATGTTTACAGCTATGGGATCGTTTTGCTTGAGCTCTTGACAGGGAAGAGGCCGGTGATGTTTACCCAAGACGAAGATATAGTGAAATGGGTGAAGAAGCAGCTCCAAAAAGGCCAAATCACAGAGTTGCTGGAGCCGGGTTTGCTTGAGCTCGACCCTGAGTCAACGGAGTGGGAAGAGTTCTTGCTTGGAGTGAAAGTTGGGTTGCTCTGCACAGCACCCGACCCGCTTGACCGACCCACCATGTCCGATATCGTTTTCATGCTCGAAGGCTGCCGGGTCGGACCCGATATTCCCTCCTCCGCTGACCCGACGTCTCAACCGTCTCCGGCGTAA
- the LOC18771680 gene encoding V-type proton ATPase 16 kDa proteolipid subunit, whose protein sequence is MASSTFSGDETAPFFGFLGAAAALVFSCMGAAYGTAKSGVGVASMGVMRPELVMKSIVPVVMAGVLGIYGLIIAVIISTGINPKAKSYYLFDGYAHLSSGLACGLAGLSAGMAIGIVGDAGVRANAQQPKLFVGMILILIFAEALALYGLIVGIILSSRSGQSRAD, encoded by the exons atggCGTCATCCACGTTCAGCGGCGACGAAACGGCGCCGTTCTTCGGCTTCCTCGGCGCCGCGGCCGCCCTAGTTTTCTCCT GTATGGGAGCGGCGTACGGGACGGCGAAGAGCGGCGTGGGCGTGGCGTCGATGGGGGTAATGAGGCCAGAGCTGGTCATGAAATCGATTGTTCCGGTGGTTATGGCGGGAGTGTTGGGTATCTATGGTTTGATCATTGCTGTGATTATCAGCACTGGGATTAACCCGAAGGCCAAATCTTATTACCTTTTCGATGGCTATGCCCACCTCTCCTCCGGCCTCGCTTGCGGCCTCGCCGGACTTTCCGCCGGAATGGCCATCGGAATCGTCGGCGATGCCGGTGTTAG GGCGAATGCGCAacagccaaagctttttgttGGAATGATTCTCATTCTCATCTTTGCTGAAGCTTTGGCTTTGTACGGTCTCATTGTCGGCATCATCCTTTCATCCCGATCCGGACAATCCAGAGCAGATTAG